ACAGGCGACAGAACGGTTGCTTTCGGCGATTCAGTCGGAGTCTTCGTTTCGCCGTCCTGTCACCGTAGCGATTGACATCACGACCATTCGCTACTTTGGGAACGTAGAGGGAATGCCGATGGTGAGCGGGACGAAGGACGGCGAAGGTCGAGCATTCAAGTTCGCCACGCTCTCGATTGTCGGGTGGAACATCCCGCTTACCCTTGCTGTCGAACCTGTTCGTGAGAGTTCCTCGTGGGACGAGAACCCACTGAATCGGGTTCATCGTGTCGTCCGACGACTCGTTCGACGCGCACAGGAGCACGTGCCGATCGAGATGGTACTGTGCGACCGAGAGTTTGACTCGAAAGCGGTGTACCAGACGCTCTCGAACCTCAATGTGAACTACCTCATTCCGAAGCGGATTCACAGCACCGAACGCGAGAACATAGAGACGATGAATGAAGATGGGCAAGAAGTCGCAGTTGAATCGGCCTCTGTCCACGTTGATCACGGTTCGCACGCGATGCAGTTTCTCTACGTGCCCTCGAAGAAAGGAGGGGGGACAACGGTCTTTGCGACGAACCTCTCAGTCGGCTCCAAGGAAGCTGAGACGTTCTGCCGCCGCTACAGTCGTCGCTGGCAAATCGAGAACGAGTACAAGAGCATCAAGAACGACTTCTTGGCGAAGACCTCCTCGAAAGATTACCGAGTGCGGTTGTTCTACTTCGTGTTCGCGGTGCTATTGCACAATATCTGGCGGCTCACTGATTTCCTGTTGAAGGCTGGTATCGGTGGTGAAATGGATTATGCGCCGATTCTGACCGCTGGTGAGTGCGTCGAATTGGTCTGCTCGGCACTAATCCCACCTGACTAACGCTCTATACCAGTTCGGACTGCCTGTTGTGAGTGGCGACACTCTGCGTGTGGTCGATTTTTAGGCTGTTTTCGCGCATTCAATGGCGTCCCTCCGAGAACGGTAGCTGGTTCAACACCGCTGTGGCCTGTCCGAACCACGAAACGCCCCAGAAATGCACCAAAATAGCTCATCCTCCGAAACTCTGAACTTCCACCATTCAAACTCTGTATAGCTACATATAATTTATAAATAAGAATATTGCCGTTATGGCCTGTGTATCCTTCGATATAGGAAGAATCCGGGAATTCTGATTCACTGTGTATTATCGAAGTTGTACACAGTAGATTTACGTGGGTCGCCGCCGTCGGTCGAGCACGAACCATGGAACCCGACGAGGGCGACGCTACACCCGGGGGAACACCAGTCGAGACTGCCATCCAGCAGTACCTCGACAGCGTCGAGGCTGGCAACTCCAGGAAGAACTTCGCGTCGACCCTCGCGACGTGGCGCACCTGGCTGCGCGAGGAGCGCAGTGTGACGAGCCTCGAGGACCTGGACGTCCT
This genomic window from Halogeometricum sp. S3BR5-2 contains:
- a CDS encoding transposase; translation: MEQRGRRLTDAFVAALELRKYLREGTAFCDALTDLDLQIETLEDAYPEWHPASYPFYGMLKLFIYLEVTGDSYRSLTRYPELADVFGLDQIPNESVISRTWRNRFDDDVRGYVTASAHCLVKEVHNENLSVPEVRPLEEVKQSSEETTDSAENTTEFSDDEIYRTTRLAREHGFGPFDSERAHNATYEDTQFFELQTFIGMVGCGTPQGAARFKFRRGKEYGPHGDTHLRAVKQFVPESLLDGFQQATERLLSAIQSESSFRRPVTVAIDITTIRYFGNVEGMPMVSGTKDGEGRAFKFATLSIVGWNIPLTLAVEPVRESSSWDENPLNRVHRVVRRLVRRAQEHVPIEMVLCDREFDSKAVYQTLSNLNVNYLIPKRIHSTERENIETMNEDGQEVAVESASVHVDHGSHAMQFLYVPSKKGGGTTVFATNLSVGSKEAETFCRRYSRRWQIENEYKSIKNDFLAKTSSKDYRVRLFYFVFAVLLHNIWRLTDFLLKAGIGGEMDYAPILTAGECVELVCSALIPPD